Within Winogradskyella helgolandensis, the genomic segment CATCAGCAACCTTATCGGTTAATGAATTAAATTCTTCTGCTGGCGCTGCGGGATTACCTCCTTTTTTCTTTAACACCTTGTACGCTAAGGTAGAAAGTTCTATTGGAACTCAAAATGGTCTTCCTGTAAGCTCTAATATTATCAGCTTTGAAGTGCAACCTTACTTCAATTATGTGTTTGAAGAGTTTTATTTAGTTGGAAATGCAACACCAGATAATTGGAACAACAATGCTAATAATACACCATTATTTAGAGATGGTGAAAACACTAACATTCATCGATATACTGGTTTCTTTACTAAAGGTGCTGGTGGTTTTGATGAAGGTAGATTTAAACTGTTAGAAGAAAGAGGACAATGGCAACCACAATGGGGAACTTTAACACCTGAAGGTAGTGATGATATTATATTATCTACTGCTGAAGCTATAGCTGGAAACCCAGGAACTCAAGATAGTGACCCAGGACGTTTTGGTGTACCAAGTGACGGTTACTATACCTTTACAATTAATTTCTCAACAAACACATACACTACAGAAACATATGACGCTTCAGGAGCTGCTAGTTATACAAGTATGACACTTC encodes:
- a CDS encoding SusE domain-containing protein; the protein is MKKILKFKVVLLTVLSLGFLMNSCEDDTSVFTATETDPITLAELPITVIELDATNPGNPALTLNWNEADYGQQASENYAVIFAADEAFTNPVIATTITGTTSATLSVNELNSSAGAAGLPPFFFNTLYAKVESSIGTQNGLPVSSNIISFEVQPYFNYVFEEFYLVGNATPDNWNNNANNTPLFRDGENTNIHRYTGFFTKGAGGFDEGRFKLLEERGQWQPQWGTLTPEGSDDIILSTAEAIAGNPGTQDSDPGRFGVPSDGYYTFTINFSTNTYTTETYDASGAASYTSMTLQGSALSADTALTQSTFDSHLWYISSVNLQSGDFQIVTDTGSSWAGSTSFSGVATDGGGSIPVIVQDDYEVWFNDLTGDYILIPLNL